In Nicotiana tabacum cultivar K326 chromosome 11, ASM71507v2, whole genome shotgun sequence, a single window of DNA contains:
- the LOC107776524 gene encoding uncharacterized protein LOC107776524 — protein sequence MAVPKRQFPMAAAQAQRLLCLPKSTIRGTSTTCASLPTSTTTTPPSDDTFLVQKILWNLKQGKPITNSSLLLHRLNPSTFLEVLGNCRDNLHLAQKFINLVTVNCPNFKHSSTSLSTVVHVLIRCKRVADAQAFILRMIRRSGVSRIEIVESLVSTYGISGSNPYSFDLLIRTYVQARKIREAVEAFRLLQSRNLCVSINACNGLLGGLVRIGWVDLAWEVYGEMRGSDIQPNVYTLNIMVNALCKDGKIENANPFIKEMEEKGIFPDMVTYNTLINAYCHVGLLEEAYEVINLMKVTGLRPCLLTYNSIINGLCKNGQYRRARQLLVEMVESGLAPDTASYNTLLAECCRTGNLQEAESVFKEMSCRAIIPDLVSYSSLIGLFSRTGRLHCSLAYYEDMKSKGLTPDNVVYTILIGGFCRIGSMKEAMKMRDEMLEQGLHMDVVTYNTILNGLCKEKMLHEADELFNEMVERGVNPDFYTFTTVINGCCKCGNMDKALTLFEAMLLRNLKPDVVTYNSLIDGFCKVGDMEKAFSLRDEMISVNISPNYITYSIFINGFCNKGCVSDALRLWDEMIDLGIKPTIVTCNSIIKGYCRSGDASRADKFLNNMRSQRIYPDSVTYNTLLDGFIREENMDKALDLVNEMGNRGLSPDVITYNTILDGFCKFGRMKEANMLYRKMVERGINPDKSTYTSLINGHVSQDNLKEAFRFHDEMLQRGFVPDDKF from the coding sequence ATGGCAGTCCCAAAACGTCAATTTCCCATGGCAGCAGCACAGGCACAACGCCTACTATGCCTTCCTAAATCCACCATCAGAGGCACATCAACAACTTGTGCTTCACTTCCCACCTCAACCACAACAACCCCACCATCTGATGACACTTTTTtagtccagaaaattttatgGAACCTAAAACAAGGTAAGCCAATCACCAATTCATCACTATTATTACATCGTTTAAACCCGTCTACTTTTCTTGAAGTTCTTGGTAATTGTCGTGATAATTTGCATTTAGCTCAAAAATTCATCAACTTGGTTACTGTAAATTGTCCTAATTTCAAGCATTCCTCGACTTCATTGAGCACTGTGGTACATGTGTTGATTAGGTGTAAGAGGGTAGCTGATGCACAGGCTTTTATCCTTAGGATGATTAGAAGGAGTGGTGTTTCAAGAATTGAGATTGTGGAATCTTTGGTGTCAACTTATGGGATATCCGGGTCGAATCCATATTCTTTTGATTTGTTGATTAGGACTTATGTACAAGCTAGGAAGATTAGGGAGGCTGTAGAAGCATTTAGGTTGTTGCAAAGTAGGAATCTTTGTGTTTCGATTAATGCATGTAATGGTCTTCTAGGCGGGCTTGTTAGGATTGGTTGGGTCGACTTGGCATGGGAAGTGTATGGTGAGATGAGAGGAAGTGACATTCAGCCAAATGTATATACCCTTAATATAATGGTGAATGCTTTGTGTAAAGATGGGAAAATTGAAAACGCGAATCCATTTAttaaagaaatggaagaaaagggAATTTTTCCGGATATGGTGACTTACAATACTTTGATAAATGCATATTGTCATGTGGGGCTTCTGGAAGAAGCCTATGAAGTGATAAACTTGATGAAAGTTACAGGGTTGAGACCGTGTCTTTTGACATATAATTCAATAATCAATGGTTTATGTAAGAATGGACAGTACAGGAGAGCAAGGCAACTTTTGGTTGAGATGGTAGAGAGTGGACTGGCCCCTGATACCGCTAGTTATAACACTTTACTTGCTGAGTGCTGTAGAACAGGTAACCTGCAGGAAGCAGAATCTGTTTTCAAAGAAATGTCGTGTCGAGCTATCATCCCTGATTTGGTTAGTTATAGTTCTCTTATTGGGTTGTTTTCAAGAACGGGTCGTCTCCACTGCTCATTGGCGTACTATGAGGATATGAAATCCAAGGGTCTTACACCAGATAACGTAGTCTACACAATTCTCATCGGTGGTTTTTGTAGAATTGGCTCTATGAAGGAGGCTATGAAGATGCGTGATGAAATGCTGGAGCAGGGTTTACATATGGATGTGGTGACTTACAATACTATATTGAATGGATTATGCAAAGAAAAGATGCTTCATGAAGCTGATGAGCTTTTCAATGAGATGGTGGAAAGAGGTGTAAATCCTGATTTTTACACTTTCACTACGGTTATAAATGGATGTTGCAAGTGCGGTAACATGGACAAAGCACTGACCCTATTTGAGGCCATGCTGCTGAGAAATCTCAAGCCTGACGTTGTGACATACAACAGCTTGATTGATGGATTTTGTAAGGTTGGTGATATGGAAAAAGCTTTCAGCTTAAGGGATGAGATGATCTCTGTGAATATTTCTCCTAATTATATTACCTATAGTATTTTCATAAATGGCTTTTGTAACAAGGGTTGTGTATCCGATGCATTAAGACtatgggatgagatgattgaccTAGGTATCAAACCTACTATTGTGACTTGCAACTCTATTATCAAGGGCTATTGCAGGTCTGGTGATGCTTCGAGGGCAGATAAGTTTCTGAACAACATGCGATCCCAAAGAATATATCCTGATTCAGTTACGTACAATACTCTTCTTGATGGTTTTATAAGAGAGGAGAATATGGATAAAGCTTTAGACTTGGTTAATGAAATGGGAAATCGAGGGCTGTCACCTGATGTGATTACCTATAATACCATACTGGATGGTTTCTGTAAATTTGGTCGAATGAAGGAAGCCAACATGCTGTATAGGAAAATGGTCGAGAGGGGTATTAACCCTGACAAATCCACATATACATCATTGATAAATGGACATGTCTCTCAGGATAACTTGAAGGAGGCTTTTCGTTTCCATGATGAAATGTTGCAGAGAGGCTTCGTTCCGGATGATAAGTTCTAA
- the LOC107776525 gene encoding uncharacterized protein LOC107776525 — MASSKNEESGAQDAAERIKVAALSAAKGLSRAQAERAAAAAARNVNAYGQKEEGPSRWQERKEAKRQMYLMSTEKQVRLGERKDLKASGSTLSAASQCQKCFQPGHWTYECKNERVYISRPSRTQQLKNPKLRMKVSISYDLENPDIEKERKSEKSVKKSKRKHKSDTESGSDSEASVFESDSEASSVTRSDDSSGESESSYSSSTDSEEERRRKRKKKKKQQKKRRHRKYSSTSESSDSYSDSGSDSEERTSRKKSSRRHTRKR, encoded by the coding sequence ATGGCATCCTCTAAGAATGAGGAAAGTGGTGCTCAGGATGCAGCAGAAAGGATTAAGGTTGCAGCCTTGTCAGCTGCAAAGGGTTTGAGTCGTGCTCAGGCTGAGCGTGCCGCCGCCGCTGCTGCTAGAAATGTCAATGCATATGGCCAGAAGGAAGAAGGACCCAGTCGATGGcaggaaagaaaagaagcaaagagGCAGATGTATTTGATGAGTACTGAGAAACAGGTGAGATTGGGTGAAAGGAAAGACCTCAAGGCTTCAGGTTCTACCCTTTCTGCAGCTTCTCAATGTCAGAAATGTTTCCAGCCAGGGCACTGGACTTATGAGTGCAAGAATGAGAGGGTTTACATATCACGACCGTCTCGTACACAGCAGCTGAAAAATCCAAAACTGAGAATGAAAGTATCAATATCGTATGATCTAGAAAACCCAGATATTGAGAAGGAGAGGAAGAGTGAAAAATCTGTGAAGAAGAGTAAGAGGAAGCATAAGTCGGATACAGAGTCCGGGAGTGATAGTGAGGCTTCAGTGTTTGAATCTGACAGTGAGGCGTCATCAGTGACAAGGTCTGATGATTCTTCTGGGGAAAGTGAATCAAGTTATAGTTCTTCAACTGATTCAGAGGAagagaggaggaggaagaggaagaagaagaagaagcagcagaaGAAGAGAAGACACCGGAAATACAGCTCaacctctgagtcttctgattcATATTCAGATTCTGGGTCTGATTCTGAAGAGCGAACTAGCCGTAAGAAGAGCAGCAGGAGGCATACCAGAAAGCGGTGA